CGAAAACTTTGGTAACCATTTTGCTTGTTGGCGAGAGCCGCTTTGCATTAAGAAAAATGGGAAAGGGTATAAAGGCAGAAAATGCTGCGAAAAAATTGACAAGCAATTTAGACAAGCTGAAGGTGAGCTTTACAATTTATGGCCTGCTGTAGGCCTTGTCAATAGTGCTCGCTCTAATTTTCGCTATAGTATGTTAGAGAATCATACTTCTTTTTACGGCTGCCCTATTACTATCGATAAAAAATTAAGGCGGGTAGAACCAGCTGATTTTGCTAAAGGTATTGTGGCACGTGCAAACCTCTTTATGGCCTATAAATACGGTATTGAATTAAGTGAAGCACAACGGAATCTTTTTATCGCTTGGGATAAGCAATTTCCGCCTAATGCAAACGAAAAGTGGTGGGCAGAAGCGGTTGCTAAAATAGAAAGCTATACAAATCCTTACATTACAAACCATGAATTAAAAACAAGTGGCCCTTT
The Legionella busanensis genome window above contains:
- a CDS encoding endonuclease, translated to MSAFRQLLTWVCLFLLSYTSLAEPPKTFKQAKKQARIVFALQRETLYCRCKFDAHLRVDLGSCNMQAASGIRRAHVVEWEHMMPAENFGNHFACWREPLCIKKNGKGYKGRKCCEKIDKQFRQAEGELYNLWPAVGLVNSARSNFRYSMLENHTSFYGCPITIDKKLRRVEPADFAKGIVARANLFMAYKYGIELSEAQRNLFIAWDKQFPPNANEKWWAEAVAKIESYTNPYITNHELKTSGPLSK